One segment of Coffea arabica cultivar ET-39 chromosome 7c, Coffea Arabica ET-39 HiFi, whole genome shotgun sequence DNA contains the following:
- the LOC140010713 gene encoding uncharacterized protein, producing the protein MEAIRKIGNGKSTRIWEDNWIPDSPNGKPSVAKPQGCQLRMVSDLISNHSWNRVLILKTFYSQDAEQILRIPISVIGKEDSFYWKHSQHGQYTVQSGYKVWMKEKNQMDYMTRKEAGTSYEGNISCGEREETIEHMMLQCKKAKEIWKMAPVQWEGLEHLTGCFTKWWLVILDAQKSRREVDQVNVTINILWQIWKARNEREFNQKEREPHKIIEKALKEWREFEEVNKGMEPRMITQETEVHQWSDQH; encoded by the exons ATGGAAGCTATAAGAAAGATTGGTAATGGGAAGAGCACGAGGATTTGGGAAGATAATTGGATACCAGATAGCCCAAATGGGAAACCATCAGTAGCCAAGCCACAAGGATGCCAGTTAAGGATGGTTTCTGACTTGATAAGCAATCACAGTTGGAATAGAGTGCTAATTCTCAAAACTTTCTATTCACAAGATGCAGAGCAAATACTGAGAATACCAATCAGTGTAATAGGAAAAGAAGATAGTTTCTACTGGAAACACTCACAGCATGGCCAATACACTGTCCAGTCAGGCTATAAGGTATGGATGAAGGAAAAGAATCAGATGGACTATATGACAAGGAAGGAGGCAGGAACAAGCTATGAAGGAAACATAA GCTGTGGAGAAAGGGAAGAAACAATAGAACATATGATGCTCCAATGTAAGAAAGCAAAGGAAATATGGAAAATGGCGCCAGTTCAGTGGGAAGGGTTGGAACATCTGACTGGATGCTTCACGAAATGGTGGTTAGTAATTCTGGATGCTCAGAAAAGTAGAAGAGAGGTAGATCAAGTGAATGTAACCATTAATATCCTCTGGCAGATTTGGAAAGCTAGAAATGAAAGAGAATTCAACCAAAAGGAAAGAGAGCCTCACAAAATAATTGAAAAGGCTCTAAAAGAATGGAGGGAGTTTGAGgaggttaacaaaggaatggaaCCAAGAATGATCACTCAGGAAACAGAAGTGCATCAGTGGTCTGATCAACATTAG